The Osmerus eperlanus chromosome 12, fOsmEpe2.1, whole genome shotgun sequence genome has a segment encoding these proteins:
- the ppp4cb gene encoding serine/threonine-protein phosphatase 4 catalytic subunit B has product MGDISDLDRQIEQLRRCELIKENEVKALCARAREILVEESNVQRVDSPVTVCGDIHGQFYDLKELFRVGGDVPETNYLFMGDFVDRGFYSVETFLLLLALKVRYPDRITLIRGNHESRQITQVYGFYDECLRKYGSVTVWRYCTEIFDYLSLSAIIDGKIFCVHGGLSPSIQTLDQIRTIDRKQEVPHDGPMCDLLWSDPEDTTGWGVSPRGAGYLFGSDVVAQFNAANDIDMICRAHQLVMEGYKWHFNETVLTVWSAPNYCYRCGNVAAILELDEHLQKDYIIFEAAPQETRGIPSKKPVADYFL; this is encoded by the exons ATGGGCGACATCAGCGATctggacagacagatagagcagCTGAGGAGATGTGAGCTCATCAAGGAGAACGAAGTCAAAGCACTGTGTGCCAGAGCTAG AGAgatcctggtggaggagagcaatGTGCAGAGAGTCGATTCCCCAGTTACA GTGTGTGGCGATATCCATGGGCAGTTTTATGACCTTAAGGAGTTATTCAGA GTTGGCGGTGACGTTCCAGAGACAAACTACCTCTTCATGGGAGACTTTGTGGACAGAGGGTTCTACAGTGTTGAAACCTTCCTGCTGCTGCTCGCACTCAAG gtGCGCTACCCTGACCGCATCACGTTGATCCGGGGAAACCACGAGTCTCGTCAGATCACCCAGGTGTACGGCTTCTACGACGAGTGTCTGCGGAAGTACGGCTCGGTCACCGTGTGGCGGTACTGCACCGAGATCTTcgactacctctccctctccgccaTCATCGACGGCAAG ATATTCTGTGTGCACGGaggcctctccccctctattcAGACTCTGGACCAGATAAGAACCATCgacagaaaacaggaagtgccTCATGATGGGCCCATGTGTGACCTGCTGTGGTCAGATCCTGAAG ACACGACGGGCTGGGGTGTAAGCCCCCGGGGGGCGGGGTACCTGTTCGGGAGCGATGTGGTGGCACAGTTCAACGCCGCTAACGACATCGACATGATCTGCCGGGCGCATCAGCTGGTGATGGAGGGCTACAAGTGGCACTTCAACGAGACTGTGCTTACTGTGTGGTCCGCGCCCAACTACTGCTACAG gTGTGGCAATGTGGCGGCCATTTTGGAACTGGATGAGCACCTGCAGAAGGACTACATCATATTCGAAGCGGCGCCACAGGAAACCAGGGGCATTCCTTCTAAGAAGCCGGTGGCTGACTACTTCCTGTGA
- the si:ch211-136m16.8 gene encoding trichohyalin isoform X2 has protein sequence MDSLQGPFARTLWSVWNYITEAVERLLRPEPVVVGTTDGDSGRAERADGERVDHVADVGVLEERGRAEVSAWPQSTVSWDQCSEGEPVLREGEPVLREGEPELREGEPELREGEPELREGEPELREGEPELREGEPELREGEPELREGEPELREGEPELREGEPELREGEPELREGEPELREGEPELREGEPELRDSPALHHYVEEEDQRGECDTRTREEEDLAKEEADLGEEAVLGEEADLGEEAARKMGEEDVPSGEEGLSDEEHDDTDGCPKPPPVLQDVSNEKQELETCLVAAEMRLDDVVQKASDNRQSVSKDETTVVTGQQMMEETTERGDGKESLQTASVTDEDTAPRKTWQEARGTAEMEGREMDSIGSAGVGRTLREEEREEEREEEREEEREEEREEEREEEREEEREEVCDDEIPELNTFCDQPHFFYMDQMIIQEDKVPERELVSGGIGGAVTSTAVDKVMENNGVEIRELRDISPERSRGSWVFLEAGRAGCERNGEELPEYNNGRELDEDTTQKILEFGNDDERGTAQLREVNIGSYGEEAESVEAVVQAVVQAVVEGGCAALCPAAREEWDEEEDPDSAEASHEDRSPSVIMEERSETLSLSEPTPLEDTDKSDVPTNKTEIHALKDLAIELSEEETHPEAEVSKQGEGKLGAETVQEEDGLAIEAVIDLWTSVFGETASSEREQAVDKSSEVKSELQWMTEASLPEEPMEAELLEKDLAGTIRWTAGRSSNVGAETEAERPEVETEAERLKAERPEVEAEAERPEVETERPEVEAEAVTEGTLDSEQEEAGKTEEEDDGLSDKPSEDEPKQSGMEAGVFHDLMETEFRLPEDMASLLMPEEMEEGEPVGSLDEGNREWEGGVLDEMEAEAETAGWRSEAVEHEVAVENALPEFHNDGSFWKLKDTDAEPAEGVVPAERRFQENEDADVALVTGNYKAGEEMEVTVEMEVGSRRDMNTFLSEQSETKALAGVSEEDLKPVTTGPAEMDEARNASAETGSLESSEDLLQSLSDSGLADDPTDTTAGLSDEIETDSADESLEVEAKTTGGGLLEELFETGTLDVSAETKEARLSTKTKTRDSEIVRELKAGLFTEIKAVFASESAETEDCSPEKIESVVVERVEGEVRSTPGTADSVKERDEVGAEPEQDVPGVEDFSEVEGKARLSPLSGSISTYQDLQLQLDASILDFTAQKSKIRIKNRHVRPPKDPRTLLLKPSLTPSLAPKPSPRAPVRGLPMGLGGIGIKLPGFGEGPPVLRRTQMGVKGDHDSENTAQSKAEQKGGESLKQEEANPKWTTPRHPGFGNPLMMSELKNKLKKTQD, from the exons ATGGATTCTCTCCAAGGTCCGTTTGCCAGGACTCTATGGAGTGTCTGG AACTACATAACGGAAGCTGTGGAGAGGCTGCTCAGACCGGAGCCAGTCGTCGTGGGAACCACTGATGGAGACTCAGGACGCGCAGAGAGAGCGGATGGGGAGCGCGTGGACCACGTGGCCGATGTCGGGGTCctcgaggagagagggagggcagaggtctCGGCCTGGCCGCAGTCTACCGTCTCCTGGGACCAGTGCAGCGAGGGAGAGCCTGtgctcagagagggagagcctgtgctcagagagggagagcctgagctcagagagggagagcctgagctcagagagggagagcctgagctcagagagggagagcctgagctcagagagggagagcctgagctcagagagggagagcctgagctcagagagggagagcctgagctcagagagggagagcctgagctcagagagggagagcctgagctcagagagggagagcctgagctcagagagggagagcctgagctcagagagggagagcctgagctcagagagggagagcctgagctcagagagggagagcctgaGCTCAGAGACAGCCCAGCATTACATCACTATGTGGAGGAAGAAGACCAGAGAGGAGAATGTGACACCCGaacaagagaagaggaagacctGGCAAAAGAAGAGGCAGATCTAGGTGAAGAGGCAGTTCTAGGTGAAGAGGCAGATCTAGGTGAAGAGGCAGCGAGAAAGATGGGTGAAGAAGACGTACCGAGTGGTGAGGAAGGACTGTCCGATGAGGAACATGACGACACTGACGGCTGTCCCAAACCCCCACCAGTCCTCCAAGACGTGTCCAATGAAAAACAAGAACTGGAGACATGCCTCGTTGCCGCGGAGATGAGGTTAGATGACGTGGTGCAAAAGGCCAGTGACAATAGACAGTCTGTGTCAAAAGATGAGACAACTGTTGTGACAGGACAACAGATGATGGAAGAGACGACTGAGAGAGGAGACGGCAAAGAAAGCCTCCAGACAGCGAGTGTCACAGACGAGGACACGGCCCCTAGGAAAACATGGCAGGAGGCACGAGGAACCGCTGagatggagggcagagagatggacTCGATAGGATCAGCGGGTGTCGGAAGGActctgagagaagaggagagagaggaggagagagaggaggagagagaagaggagagagaggaggagagagaggaggagagagaggaggagagagaggaggagagagaggaggtgtgtgacgATGAAATCCCTGAACTAAACACTTTCTGCGACCAGCcacattttttttacatggATCAAATGATAATACAGGAAGATAAAGTGCCAGAAAGAGAGCTGGTCAGTGGCGGCATTGGAGGTGCTGTTACCTCAACCGCTGTGGACAAAGTCATGGAAAACAATGGAGTGGAAATCAGAGAGCTCAGAGATATTTCCCCGGAGAGAAGTCGGGGGTCTTGGGTGTtcctggaggcagggagagcaggctgTGAAAGAAACGGAGAGGAACTTCCTGAATACAACAATGGCCGAGAGCTGGATGAGGATACGACACAAAAGATCCTGGAATTTGGGAATGATGACGAAAGAGGGACCGCCCAGTTACGAGAAGTAAACATAGGTTCTTACGGCGAGGAGGCGGAGAGTGTAGAAGCTGTTGTACAAGCTGTTGTACAAGCTGTTGTAGAAGGTGGTTGTGCAGCCCTCTGTCCAGCGGCGAGGGAGGAATGGGACGAGGAAGAAGACCCAGACTCTGCTGAGGCATCACATGAGGACAGGAGCCCAAGTGTGATCATGGAGGAGAGGTCTGAAACACTGAGCCTCTCAGAACCCACACCGCTCGAGGACACGGACAAATCAGATGTTCCAACGAACAAAACAGAGATTCATGCGCTCAAAGATTTAGCCATAGAACTTTCAGAAGAGGAGACACACCCAGAGGCTGAGGTATCAAAGCAAGGAGAGGGAAAGTTGGGAGCAGAAAccgtgcaggaggaggatggattAGCTATCGAGGCAGTTATCGATCTGTGGACATCAGTGTTTGGTGAGACTGCCTCGTCAGAAAGGGAACAGGCTGTGGACAAATCCTCAGAGGTTAAATCTGAATTACAGTGGATGACCGAGGCTAGTTTACCAGAAGAGCCTATGGAAGCAGAACTCCTGGAGAAAGACCTAGCTGGAACCATCAGATGGACAGCTGGGAGGAGCAGCAATGTAGGAGCAGAGACGGAGGCAGAGAGACCGGAggtggagacagaggcagagagactgaag gcagagagaccggaggtggaggcagaggcagagagaccggaggtggagacagagagaccggaggtggaggcagaggcagtGACAGAGGGAACATTGGACTCTGAGCAGGAGGAAGCAGGGAAgacggaggaggaagatgatggaCTGTCAGATAAACCATCTGAGGATGAACCTAAACAGAGCGGGATGGAGGCTGGAGTATTTCATGATTTAATGGAAACCGAGTTTAGATTACCAGAAGATATGGCTTCTTTACTCATgccagaggagatggaggagggagaaccGGTGGGATCTCTGGATGAGGGGaacagggagtgggagggaggggtgttggatgagatggaggcagaggcagagacggCAGGTTGGAGGTCTGAGGCTGTAGAACATGAGGTCGCGGTAGAGAACGCATTACCTGAATTCCACAACGACGGATCTTTCTGGAAGCTGAAGGACACAGACGCTGAACCAGCAGAGGGTGTCGTGCCGGCGGAGAGAAGGTTCCAGGAGAACGAGGATGCCGACGTAGCCTTGGTGACGGGAAACTACAaggctggagaggagatggaggtcaCCGTGGAGATGGAGGTCGGATCCAGGAGGGACATGAACACGTTTTTATCAGAACAATCAGAGACCAAAGCCTTGGCTGGTGTCTCTGAAGAAGATCTGAAACCAGTGACAACTGGACCGGCTGAGATGGATGAAGCCAGGAATGCGTCAGCAGAGACTGGATCACTGGAGTCCTCAGAAGACCTGCTTCAGAGCCTGAGCGACTCTGGATTAGCAGATGATCCTACCGATACAACGGCTGGATTATCGGACGAGATCGAGACTGACTCAGCAGATGAATCCCTGGAAGTGGAGGCCAAAACAACAGGAGGTGGATTATTGGAGGAGCTGTTTGAGACTGGAACACTGGATGTGAGTGCAGAAACCAAGGAGGCCAGATTATCAACAAAAACCAAAACAAGAGATTCCGAAATTGTTAGAGAGCTAAAGGCTGGATTATTCACAGAGATAAAGGCAGTGTTTGCGAGTGAGTCAGCTGAGACTGAAGACTGTTCTCCAGAGAAGATAGAGAGTGTTGTCGTTGAAAGAGTGGAGGGTGAAGTGAGGTCAACACcaggaacagcagacagtgtgaaggagagagatgag gtaggGGCAGAACCAGAGCAGGATGTCCCCGGAGTAGAGGACTTCTCAGAGGTCGAAGGTAAAGCAAGACTCAGTCCTCTATCAGGAAGTATCTCTACATATCAAGATCTACAACTTCAG TTGGATGCCTCCATTTTGGATTTCACTGCTCAAAAGTCTAAAATAAGAATCAAGAACCGTCATGTCCGTCCTCCCAAAGACCCCCGCACCCTCCTCCTCAagccctccctgaccccctccctggcccccaaACCCTCCCCACGTGCACCAGTCAGAGGCCTGCCGATGGGACTGGGGGGCATTGGGATCAAACTTCCTG GGTTTGGTGAAGGACCCCCTGTGCTGAGGAGGACCCAGATGGGAGTGAAGGGCGACCACGACTCAGAGAACACAGCGCAG AGCAAGGCAGAACAAAAAGGAGGAGAATCTCTCAAGCAGGAAGAAGCAAACCCTAAGTGGACAACACCTCGACACCCAGG ATTTGGGAATCCACTTATGATGTCAGAGCTCAAGAATAAACTCAAGAAGACACAAGACTGA
- the si:ch211-136m16.8 gene encoding trichohyalin isoform X1, protein MDSLQGPFARTLWSVWNYITEAVERLLRPEPVVVGTTDGDSGRAERADGERVDHVADVGVLEERGRAEVSAWPQSTVSWDQCSEGEPVLREGEPVLREGEPELREGEPELREGEPELREGEPELREGEPELREGEPELREGEPELREGEPELREGEPELREGEPELREGEPELREGEPELREGEPELREGEPELRDSPALHHYVEEEDQRGECDTRTREEEDLAKEEADLGEEAVLGEEADLGEEAARKMGEEDVPSGEEGLSDEEHDDTDGCPKPPPVLQDVSNEKQELETCLVAAEMRLDDVVQKASDNRQSVSKDETTVVTGQQMMEETTERGDGKESLQTASVTDEDTAPRKTWQEARGTAEMEGREMDSIGSAGVGRTLREEEREEEREEEREEEREEEREEEREEEREEEREEVCDDEIPELNTFCDQPHFFYMDQMIIQEDKVPERELVSGGIGGAVTSTAVDKVMENNGVEIRELRDISPERSRGSWVFLEAGRAGCERNGEELPEYNNGRELDEDTTQKILEFGNDDERGTAQLREVNIGSYGEEAESVEAVVQAVVQAVVEGGCAALCPAAREEWDEEEDPDSAEASHEDRSPSVIMEERSETLSLSEPTPLEDTDKSDVPTNKTEIHALKDLAIELSEEETHPEAEVSKQGEGKLGAETVQEEDGLAIEAVIDLWTSVFGETASSEREQAVDKSSEVKSELQWMTEASLPEEPMEAELLEKDLAGTIRWTAGRSSNVGAETEAERPEVETEAERLKVEAERPKVEAERPEVEAERPEVEAERPEVEAEAERPEVETERPEVEAEAVTEGTLDSEQEEAGKTEEEDDGLSDKPSEDEPKQSGMEAGVFHDLMETEFRLPEDMASLLMPEEMEEGEPVGSLDEGNREWEGGVLDEMEAEAETAGWRSEAVEHEVAVENALPEFHNDGSFWKLKDTDAEPAEGVVPAERRFQENEDADVALVTGNYKAGEEMEVTVEMEVGSRRDMNTFLSEQSETKALAGVSEEDLKPVTTGPAEMDEARNASAETGSLESSEDLLQSLSDSGLADDPTDTTAGLSDEIETDSADESLEVEAKTTGGGLLEELFETGTLDVSAETKEARLSTKTKTRDSEIVRELKAGLFTEIKAVFASESAETEDCSPEKIESVVVERVEGEVRSTPGTADSVKERDEVGAEPEQDVPGVEDFSEVEGKARLSPLSGSISTYQDLQLQLDASILDFTAQKSKIRIKNRHVRPPKDPRTLLLKPSLTPSLAPKPSPRAPVRGLPMGLGGIGIKLPGFGEGPPVLRRTQMGVKGDHDSENTAQSKAEQKGGESLKQEEANPKWTTPRHPGFGNPLMMSELKNKLKKTQD, encoded by the exons ATGGATTCTCTCCAAGGTCCGTTTGCCAGGACTCTATGGAGTGTCTGG AACTACATAACGGAAGCTGTGGAGAGGCTGCTCAGACCGGAGCCAGTCGTCGTGGGAACCACTGATGGAGACTCAGGACGCGCAGAGAGAGCGGATGGGGAGCGCGTGGACCACGTGGCCGATGTCGGGGTCctcgaggagagagggagggcagaggtctCGGCCTGGCCGCAGTCTACCGTCTCCTGGGACCAGTGCAGCGAGGGAGAGCCTGtgctcagagagggagagcctgtgctcagagagggagagcctgagctcagagagggagagcctgagctcagagagggagagcctgagctcagagagggagagcctgagctcagagagggagagcctgagctcagagagggagagcctgagctcagagagggagagcctgagctcagagagggagagcctgagctcagagagggagagcctgagctcagagagggagagcctgagctcagagagggagagcctgagctcagagagggagagcctgagctcagagagggagagcctgagctcagagagggagagcctgaGCTCAGAGACAGCCCAGCATTACATCACTATGTGGAGGAAGAAGACCAGAGAGGAGAATGTGACACCCGaacaagagaagaggaagacctGGCAAAAGAAGAGGCAGATCTAGGTGAAGAGGCAGTTCTAGGTGAAGAGGCAGATCTAGGTGAAGAGGCAGCGAGAAAGATGGGTGAAGAAGACGTACCGAGTGGTGAGGAAGGACTGTCCGATGAGGAACATGACGACACTGACGGCTGTCCCAAACCCCCACCAGTCCTCCAAGACGTGTCCAATGAAAAACAAGAACTGGAGACATGCCTCGTTGCCGCGGAGATGAGGTTAGATGACGTGGTGCAAAAGGCCAGTGACAATAGACAGTCTGTGTCAAAAGATGAGACAACTGTTGTGACAGGACAACAGATGATGGAAGAGACGACTGAGAGAGGAGACGGCAAAGAAAGCCTCCAGACAGCGAGTGTCACAGACGAGGACACGGCCCCTAGGAAAACATGGCAGGAGGCACGAGGAACCGCTGagatggagggcagagagatggacTCGATAGGATCAGCGGGTGTCGGAAGGActctgagagaagaggagagagaggaggagagagaggaggagagagaagaggagagagaggaggagagagaggaggagagagaggaggagagagaggaggagagagaggaggtgtgtgacgATGAAATCCCTGAACTAAACACTTTCTGCGACCAGCcacattttttttacatggATCAAATGATAATACAGGAAGATAAAGTGCCAGAAAGAGAGCTGGTCAGTGGCGGCATTGGAGGTGCTGTTACCTCAACCGCTGTGGACAAAGTCATGGAAAACAATGGAGTGGAAATCAGAGAGCTCAGAGATATTTCCCCGGAGAGAAGTCGGGGGTCTTGGGTGTtcctggaggcagggagagcaggctgTGAAAGAAACGGAGAGGAACTTCCTGAATACAACAATGGCCGAGAGCTGGATGAGGATACGACACAAAAGATCCTGGAATTTGGGAATGATGACGAAAGAGGGACCGCCCAGTTACGAGAAGTAAACATAGGTTCTTACGGCGAGGAGGCGGAGAGTGTAGAAGCTGTTGTACAAGCTGTTGTACAAGCTGTTGTAGAAGGTGGTTGTGCAGCCCTCTGTCCAGCGGCGAGGGAGGAATGGGACGAGGAAGAAGACCCAGACTCTGCTGAGGCATCACATGAGGACAGGAGCCCAAGTGTGATCATGGAGGAGAGGTCTGAAACACTGAGCCTCTCAGAACCCACACCGCTCGAGGACACGGACAAATCAGATGTTCCAACGAACAAAACAGAGATTCATGCGCTCAAAGATTTAGCCATAGAACTTTCAGAAGAGGAGACACACCCAGAGGCTGAGGTATCAAAGCAAGGAGAGGGAAAGTTGGGAGCAGAAAccgtgcaggaggaggatggattAGCTATCGAGGCAGTTATCGATCTGTGGACATCAGTGTTTGGTGAGACTGCCTCGTCAGAAAGGGAACAGGCTGTGGACAAATCCTCAGAGGTTAAATCTGAATTACAGTGGATGACCGAGGCTAGTTTACCAGAAGAGCCTATGGAAGCAGAACTCCTGGAGAAAGACCTAGCTGGAACCATCAGATGGACAGCTGGGAGGAGCAGCAATGTAGGAGCAGAGACGGAGGCAGAGAGACCGGAggtggagacagaggcagagagactgaaggtggaggcagagagaccgaaggtggaggcagagagaccggaggtggaggcagagagaccggaggtggaggcagagagaccggaggtggaggcagaggcagagagaccggaggtggagacagagagaccggaggtggaggcagaggcagtGACAGAGGGAACATTGGACTCTGAGCAGGAGGAAGCAGGGAAgacggaggaggaagatgatggaCTGTCAGATAAACCATCTGAGGATGAACCTAAACAGAGCGGGATGGAGGCTGGAGTATTTCATGATTTAATGGAAACCGAGTTTAGATTACCAGAAGATATGGCTTCTTTACTCATgccagaggagatggaggagggagaaccGGTGGGATCTCTGGATGAGGGGaacagggagtgggagggaggggtgttggatgagatggaggcagaggcagagacggCAGGTTGGAGGTCTGAGGCTGTAGAACATGAGGTCGCGGTAGAGAACGCATTACCTGAATTCCACAACGACGGATCTTTCTGGAAGCTGAAGGACACAGACGCTGAACCAGCAGAGGGTGTCGTGCCGGCGGAGAGAAGGTTCCAGGAGAACGAGGATGCCGACGTAGCCTTGGTGACGGGAAACTACAaggctggagaggagatggaggtcaCCGTGGAGATGGAGGTCGGATCCAGGAGGGACATGAACACGTTTTTATCAGAACAATCAGAGACCAAAGCCTTGGCTGGTGTCTCTGAAGAAGATCTGAAACCAGTGACAACTGGACCGGCTGAGATGGATGAAGCCAGGAATGCGTCAGCAGAGACTGGATCACTGGAGTCCTCAGAAGACCTGCTTCAGAGCCTGAGCGACTCTGGATTAGCAGATGATCCTACCGATACAACGGCTGGATTATCGGACGAGATCGAGACTGACTCAGCAGATGAATCCCTGGAAGTGGAGGCCAAAACAACAGGAGGTGGATTATTGGAGGAGCTGTTTGAGACTGGAACACTGGATGTGAGTGCAGAAACCAAGGAGGCCAGATTATCAACAAAAACCAAAACAAGAGATTCCGAAATTGTTAGAGAGCTAAAGGCTGGATTATTCACAGAGATAAAGGCAGTGTTTGCGAGTGAGTCAGCTGAGACTGAAGACTGTTCTCCAGAGAAGATAGAGAGTGTTGTCGTTGAAAGAGTGGAGGGTGAAGTGAGGTCAACACcaggaacagcagacagtgtgaaggagagagatgag gtaggGGCAGAACCAGAGCAGGATGTCCCCGGAGTAGAGGACTTCTCAGAGGTCGAAGGTAAAGCAAGACTCAGTCCTCTATCAGGAAGTATCTCTACATATCAAGATCTACAACTTCAG TTGGATGCCTCCATTTTGGATTTCACTGCTCAAAAGTCTAAAATAAGAATCAAGAACCGTCATGTCCGTCCTCCCAAAGACCCCCGCACCCTCCTCCTCAagccctccctgaccccctccctggcccccaaACCCTCCCCACGTGCACCAGTCAGAGGCCTGCCGATGGGACTGGGGGGCATTGGGATCAAACTTCCTG GGTTTGGTGAAGGACCCCCTGTGCTGAGGAGGACCCAGATGGGAGTGAAGGGCGACCACGACTCAGAGAACACAGCGCAG AGCAAGGCAGAACAAAAAGGAGGAGAATCTCTCAAGCAGGAAGAAGCAAACCCTAAGTGGACAACACCTCGACACCCAGG ATTTGGGAATCCACTTATGATGTCAGAGCTCAAGAATAAACTCAAGAAGACACAAGACTGA